In the Malania oleifera isolate guangnan ecotype guangnan chromosome 1, ASM2987363v1, whole genome shotgun sequence genome, one interval contains:
- the LOC131164135 gene encoding putative methylesterase 11, chloroplastic isoform X2: MGNLCACFSPKKVKKKPSKRFSNPPAAAGSSSRWPRVRSSRKDKLDDALIQEQALAAAILFQRHQHNGSLPFDRSASLRYPAPAVSKKHSLPRSSSSRARSLTDPLLQPHQLVNQVILVGHDFGGTCISYAMELFPFKISKAVFIAAAMLSNEQSTLDMFSQQAGSNDLMRQAQLFLYANGNDHPPTAIDLDKSLLRDLLFNQSPSKDVALASVSMRPVPFAPVLEKLALSDINYGSIRRFYIETMEDNAIPIALQESMVNAKPPEQVFRLKGADHSPFFSKPQALHKQLVEISKLPST, from the exons ATGGGAAACCTCTGCGCCTGCTTCTCTCCCAAGAAGGTGAAGAAGAAGCCTTCCAAGCGCTTCTCCAACCCTCCCGCGGCTGCCGGCTCCAGCTCCCGATGGCCTCGAGTTCGATCCTCGCGAAAGGACAAACTTGATGATGCTTTGATTCAGGAGCAGGCTCTCGCCGCGGCGATCCTCTTCCAGCGCCATCAGCACAACGGCTCTCTGCCGTTTGATCGCTCCGCTTCCCTCAGGTACCCCGCGCCTGCAGTCTCCAAGAAGCATTCTTTGCCTCGGAGTTCGAGTTCCAGAGCGCGGTCGCTCACTGATCCTCTTCTCCAGCCTCATCAGCTCGTTAATCAG GTCATTTTGGTGGGACATGATTTTGGTGGTACATGTATATCTTATGCAATGGAGTTGTTTCCTTTCAAGATTTCAAAAGCTGTTTTTATTGCTGCAGCAATGTTATCCAATGAGCAAAGTACTCTTGACATGTTTTCCCAACAG GCAGGTTCAAATGATTTGATGAGGCAGGCTCAGTTATTTTTGTATGCAAATGGGAATGATCATCCTCCAACCGCAATTGATCTTGATAAATCATTGCTAAGGGACTTGCTATTCAACCAAAGTCCTTCCAAG GATGTTGCATTGGCATCTGTTTCGATGAGGCCAGTCCCCTTTGCTCCTGTTTTGGAGAAACTCGCCCTCTCCGACATAAACTATGGCTCAATCAGGCGGTTTTACATAGAAACTATGGAGGATAATGCGATCCCCATAGCCCTACAAGAGAGCATGGTAAATGCTAAACCTCCAGAGCAGGTTTTCCGTCTGAAGGGTGCTGATCACTCCCCATTTTTCTCAAAACCTCAAGCCTTACACAAGCAATTGGTAGAGATCTCAAAGCTCCCCTCGACTTAA
- the LOC131164135 gene encoding putative methylesterase 11, chloroplastic isoform X1, whose product MGNLCACFSPKKVKKKPSKRFSNPPAAAGSSSRWPRVRSSRKDKLDDALIQEQALAAAILFQRHQHNGSLPFDRSASLRYPAPAVSKKHSLPRSSSSRARSLTDPLLQPHQLVNQNLNLDDLETSHFVLVHGGGFGAWCWYKTIALLEEGGFKVTAIDLTGSGINSFDTNGITSLSQYVRPLTDFLERLADGEKVILVGHDFGGTCISYAMELFPFKISKAVFIAAAMLSNEQSTLDMFSQQAGSNDLMRQAQLFLYANGNDHPPTAIDLDKSLLRDLLFNQSPSKDVALASVSMRPVPFAPVLEKLALSDINYGSIRRFYIETMEDNAIPIALQESMVNAKPPEQVFRLKGADHSPFFSKPQALHKQLVEISKLPST is encoded by the exons ATGGGAAACCTCTGCGCCTGCTTCTCTCCCAAGAAGGTGAAGAAGAAGCCTTCCAAGCGCTTCTCCAACCCTCCCGCGGCTGCCGGCTCCAGCTCCCGATGGCCTCGAGTTCGATCCTCGCGAAAGGACAAACTTGATGATGCTTTGATTCAGGAGCAGGCTCTCGCCGCGGCGATCCTCTTCCAGCGCCATCAGCACAACGGCTCTCTGCCGTTTGATCGCTCCGCTTCCCTCAGGTACCCCGCGCCTGCAGTCTCCAAGAAGCATTCTTTGCCTCGGAGTTCGAGTTCCAGAGCGCGGTCGCTCACTGATCCTCTTCTCCAGCCTCATCAGCTCGTTAATCAG AATCTAAATCTGGATGACTTAGAGACCAGCCATTTTGTCCTTGTACATGGGGGTGGTTTTGGTGCCTGGTGTTGGTATAAAACCATAGCACTTCTTGAAGAAGGTGGATTCAAAGTTACTGCCATTGACCTAACTGGTTCTGGAATAAATTCGTTCGATACAAATGGCATTACGAGTCTTTCACAGTATGTGAGGCCGCTCACCGATTTTCTTGAAAGACTAGCTGATGGGGAGAAG GTCATTTTGGTGGGACATGATTTTGGTGGTACATGTATATCTTATGCAATGGAGTTGTTTCCTTTCAAGATTTCAAAAGCTGTTTTTATTGCTGCAGCAATGTTATCCAATGAGCAAAGTACTCTTGACATGTTTTCCCAACAG GCAGGTTCAAATGATTTGATGAGGCAGGCTCAGTTATTTTTGTATGCAAATGGGAATGATCATCCTCCAACCGCAATTGATCTTGATAAATCATTGCTAAGGGACTTGCTATTCAACCAAAGTCCTTCCAAG GATGTTGCATTGGCATCTGTTTCGATGAGGCCAGTCCCCTTTGCTCCTGTTTTGGAGAAACTCGCCCTCTCCGACATAAACTATGGCTCAATCAGGCGGTTTTACATAGAAACTATGGAGGATAATGCGATCCCCATAGCCCTACAAGAGAGCATGGTAAATGCTAAACCTCCAGAGCAGGTTTTCCGTCTGAAGGGTGCTGATCACTCCCCATTTTTCTCAAAACCTCAAGCCTTACACAAGCAATTGGTAGAGATCTCAAAGCTCCCCTCGACTTAA